One Cervus canadensis isolate Bull #8, Minnesota chromosome 31, ASM1932006v1, whole genome shotgun sequence genomic region harbors:
- the LOC122432320 gene encoding zinc finger protein 596-like isoform X6 codes for MQPLESVTFEDVAVDFTQEEWALLDTSQRKLFRDVMLENISHLVFVGYQHCKLDVIFQLEQGEELWIEGRGFFQSHSPGRESAFKEELLATQHISKKDTSTIIPMTFHTPEDPCECNDLGEDFSPSSTLSQHLLTHTEKTPKISKEYQKSHSDQSYLNPHKQIHTRGKSCECHLCGKAFSNCSSLRRHEMTHTGEKPYECHICGNAFIQSSDLRKHNLTHTGEKPYECHLCGKAFSQSSNLRQHERTHTGEQPYECQLCGKTFSKCSALRRHERTHTGEKPYECHLCGKAFSQCSALRRHEGTHNGEKIMNVFSKYSDLR; via the exons ATGCAGCCATTG GAATCAGTGACGTTTGAAGATGTAGCTGTAGACTTCACCCAGGAAGAATGGGCCCTGCTGGACACATCCCAGAGAAAACTGTTCAGAGACGTGATGCTGGAAAATATCAGTCATCTGGTCTTCGTGG GGTATCAGCATTGCAAATTGGATGTGATTTTCCAGCTGGAGCAAGGTGAAGAGCTGTGGATTGAAGGAAGAGGATTTTTCCAAAGTCACAGTCCAG GCAGGGAAAGTGCCTTTAAAGAAGAATTGTTAGCCACACAGCATATCAGCAAGAAGGACACATCTACAATCATCCCAATG ACATTTCACACCCCAGAGGATCCCTGTGAATGTAATGATTTGGGAGAAGATTTCAGTCCTAGCTCCACACTGAGTCAACATTTGTTAACTCACACAGAAAAGACACCCAAAATCAGCAAAGAGTATCAAAAATCCCATAGTGACCAGTCATACCTTAATCCACATAAGCAGATCCACACCAGAGGTAAATCATGCGAGTGCCATCTGTGTGGCAAAGCCTTCAGCAATTGCTCTAGCCTTAGAAGACATGAGATGAcccatactggagagaaaccgtATGAATGCCATATCTGTGGGAATGCCTTTATTCAAAGCTCTGACCTTAGAAAACACAATCTgactcacactggagagaagccgTATGAATGTCATCTCTGTGGAAAAGCCTTTAGTCAGTCCTCCAACCTCAGACAGCATGAGAGGACGCACACTGGAGAGCAACCGTATGAATGTCAACTCTGTGGGAAAACTTTCAGTAAATGTTCTGCTCTTAGACGTCACGAGAgaactcacactggagagaaaccgtATGAATGTCATCTCTGTGGAAAAGCCTTCAGTCAGTGTTCTGCCCTTAGGCGACATGAGGGAACCCACAATGGAGAGAAAATTATGAATGTCTTCAGTAAGTATTCTGACCTTAGATGA
- the LOC122432320 gene encoding zinc finger protein 705A-like isoform X3 encodes MQPLESVTFEDVAVDFTQEEWALLDTSQRKLFRDVMLENISHLVFVGYQHCKLDVIFQLEQGEELWIEGRGFFQSHSPGRESAFKEELLATQHISKKDTSTIIPMQTFHTPEDPCECNDLGEDFSPSSTLSQHLLTHTEKTPKISKEYQKSHSDQSYLNPHKQIHTRGKSCECHLCGKAFSNCSSLRRHEMTHTGEKPYECHICGNAFIQSSDLRKHNLTHTGEKPYECHLCGKAFSQSSNLRQHERTHTGEQPYECQLCGKTFSKCSALRRHERTHTGEKPYECHLCGKAFSQCSALRRHEGTHNGEKIMNVFTPSTQLSSTPSSFPPSALFIHTLVAVFSPLAGFSGA; translated from the exons ATGCAGCCATTG GAATCAGTGACGTTTGAAGATGTAGCTGTAGACTTCACCCAGGAAGAATGGGCCCTGCTGGACACATCCCAGAGAAAACTGTTCAGAGACGTGATGCTGGAAAATATCAGTCATCTGGTCTTCGTGG GGTATCAGCATTGCAAATTGGATGTGATTTTCCAGCTGGAGCAAGGTGAAGAGCTGTGGATTGAAGGAAGAGGATTTTTCCAAAGTCACAGTCCAG GCAGGGAAAGTGCCTTTAAAGAAGAATTGTTAGCCACACAGCATATCAGCAAGAAGGACACATCTACAATCATCCCAATG CAGACATTTCACACCCCAGAGGATCCCTGTGAATGTAATGATTTGGGAGAAGATTTCAGTCCTAGCTCCACACTGAGTCAACATTTGTTAACTCACACAGAAAAGACACCCAAAATCAGCAAAGAGTATCAAAAATCCCATAGTGACCAGTCATACCTTAATCCACATAAGCAGATCCACACCAGAGGTAAATCATGCGAGTGCCATCTGTGTGGCAAAGCCTTCAGCAATTGCTCTAGCCTTAGAAGACATGAGATGAcccatactggagagaaaccgtATGAATGCCATATCTGTGGGAATGCCTTTATTCAAAGCTCTGACCTTAGAAAACACAATCTgactcacactggagagaagccgTATGAATGTCATCTCTGTGGAAAAGCCTTTAGTCAGTCCTCCAACCTCAGACAGCATGAGAGGACGCACACTGGAGAGCAACCGTATGAATGTCAACTCTGTGGGAAAACTTTCAGTAAATGTTCTGCTCTTAGACGTCACGAGAgaactcacactggagagaaaccgtATGAATGTCATCTCTGTGGAAAAGCCTTCAGTCAGTGTTCTGCCCTTAGGCGACATGAGGGAACCCACAATGGAGAGAAAATTATGAATGTCTTCA CTCCTTCCACACAGCTCAGCTCCACTCCTTCCAGCTTCCCACCATCAGCTCTCTTCATCCACACCCTGGTGGCAGTGTTCAGCCCACTGGCTGGTTTCTCAGGCGCCTGA
- the LOC122432320 gene encoding zinc finger protein 596-like isoform X8 gives MLENISHLVFVGYQHCKLDVIFQLEQGEELWIEGRGFFQSHSPGRESAFKEELLATQHISKKDTSTIIPMQTFHTPEDPCECNDLGEDFSPSSTLSQHLLTHTEKTPKISKEYQKSHSDQSYLNPHKQIHTRGKSCECHLCGKAFSNCSSLRRHEMTHTGEKPYECHICGNAFIQSSDLRKHNLTHTGEKPYECHLCGKAFSQSSNLRQHERTHTGEQPYECQLCGKTFSKCSALRRHERTHTGEKPYECHLCGKAFSQCSALRRHEGTHNGEKIMNVFTPSTQLSSTPSSFPPSALFIHTLVAVFSPLAGFSGA, from the exons ATGCTGGAAAATATCAGTCATCTGGTCTTCGTGG GGTATCAGCATTGCAAATTGGATGTGATTTTCCAGCTGGAGCAAGGTGAAGAGCTGTGGATTGAAGGAAGAGGATTTTTCCAAAGTCACAGTCCAG GCAGGGAAAGTGCCTTTAAAGAAGAATTGTTAGCCACACAGCATATCAGCAAGAAGGACACATCTACAATCATCCCAATG CAGACATTTCACACCCCAGAGGATCCCTGTGAATGTAATGATTTGGGAGAAGATTTCAGTCCTAGCTCCACACTGAGTCAACATTTGTTAACTCACACAGAAAAGACACCCAAAATCAGCAAAGAGTATCAAAAATCCCATAGTGACCAGTCATACCTTAATCCACATAAGCAGATCCACACCAGAGGTAAATCATGCGAGTGCCATCTGTGTGGCAAAGCCTTCAGCAATTGCTCTAGCCTTAGAAGACATGAGATGAcccatactggagagaaaccgtATGAATGCCATATCTGTGGGAATGCCTTTATTCAAAGCTCTGACCTTAGAAAACACAATCTgactcacactggagagaagccgTATGAATGTCATCTCTGTGGAAAAGCCTTTAGTCAGTCCTCCAACCTCAGACAGCATGAGAGGACGCACACTGGAGAGCAACCGTATGAATGTCAACTCTGTGGGAAAACTTTCAGTAAATGTTCTGCTCTTAGACGTCACGAGAgaactcacactggagagaaaccgtATGAATGTCATCTCTGTGGAAAAGCCTTCAGTCAGTGTTCTGCCCTTAGGCGACATGAGGGAACCCACAATGGAGAGAAAATTATGAATGTCTTCA CTCCTTCCACACAGCTCAGCTCCACTCCTTCCAGCTTCCCACCATCAGCTCTCTTCATCCACACCCTGGTGGCAGTGTTCAGCCCACTGGCTGGTTTCTCAGGCGCCTGA
- the LOC122432320 gene encoding zinc finger protein 596-like isoform X7 — protein sequence MYLTSYRESVTFEDVAVDFTQEEWALLDTSQRKLFRDVMLENISHLVFVGYQHCKLDVIFQLEQGEELWIEGRGFFQSHSPGRESAFKEELLATQHISKKDTSTIIPMQTFHTPEDPCECNDLGEDFSPSSTLSQHLLTHTEKTPKISKEYQKSHSDQSYLNPHKQIHTRGKSCECHLCGKAFSNCSSLRRHEMTHTGEKPYECHICGNAFIQSSDLRKHNLTHTGEKPYECHLCGKAFSQSSNLRQHERTHTGEQPYECQLCGKTFSKCSALRRHERTHTGEKPYECHLCGKAFSQCSALRRHEGTHNGEKIMNVFT from the exons GAATCAGTGACGTTTGAAGATGTAGCTGTAGACTTCACCCAGGAAGAATGGGCCCTGCTGGACACATCCCAGAGAAAACTGTTCAGAGACGTGATGCTGGAAAATATCAGTCATCTGGTCTTCGTGG GGTATCAGCATTGCAAATTGGATGTGATTTTCCAGCTGGAGCAAGGTGAAGAGCTGTGGATTGAAGGAAGAGGATTTTTCCAAAGTCACAGTCCAG GCAGGGAAAGTGCCTTTAAAGAAGAATTGTTAGCCACACAGCATATCAGCAAGAAGGACACATCTACAATCATCCCAATG CAGACATTTCACACCCCAGAGGATCCCTGTGAATGTAATGATTTGGGAGAAGATTTCAGTCCTAGCTCCACACTGAGTCAACATTTGTTAACTCACACAGAAAAGACACCCAAAATCAGCAAAGAGTATCAAAAATCCCATAGTGACCAGTCATACCTTAATCCACATAAGCAGATCCACACCAGAGGTAAATCATGCGAGTGCCATCTGTGTGGCAAAGCCTTCAGCAATTGCTCTAGCCTTAGAAGACATGAGATGAcccatactggagagaaaccgtATGAATGCCATATCTGTGGGAATGCCTTTATTCAAAGCTCTGACCTTAGAAAACACAATCTgactcacactggagagaagccgTATGAATGTCATCTCTGTGGAAAAGCCTTTAGTCAGTCCTCCAACCTCAGACAGCATGAGAGGACGCACACTGGAGAGCAACCGTATGAATGTCAACTCTGTGGGAAAACTTTCAGTAAATGTTCTGCTCTTAGACGTCACGAGAgaactcacactggagagaaaccgtATGAATGTCATCTCTGTGGAAAAGCCTTCAGTCAGTGTTCTGCCCTTAGGCGACATGAGGGAACCCACAATGGAGAGAAAATTATGAATGTCTTCA CTTAG
- the LOC122432320 gene encoding zinc finger protein 705A-like isoform X1 — MYLTSYRESVTFEDVAVDFTQEEWALLDTSQRKLFRDVMLENISHLVFVGYQHCKLDVIFQLEQGEELWIEGRGFFQSHSPGRESAFKEELLATQHISKKDTSTIIPMQTFHTPEDPCECNDLGEDFSPSSTLSQHLLTHTEKTPKISKEYQKSHSDQSYLNPHKQIHTRGKSCECHLCGKAFSNCSSLRRHEMTHTGEKPYECHICGNAFIQSSDLRKHNLTHTGEKPYECHLCGKAFSQSSNLRQHERTHTGEQPYECQLCGKTFSKCSALRRHERTHTGEKPYECHLCGKAFSQCSALRRHEGTHNGEKIMNVFTPSTQLSSTPSSFPPSALFIHTLVAVFSPLAGFSGA; from the exons GAATCAGTGACGTTTGAAGATGTAGCTGTAGACTTCACCCAGGAAGAATGGGCCCTGCTGGACACATCCCAGAGAAAACTGTTCAGAGACGTGATGCTGGAAAATATCAGTCATCTGGTCTTCGTGG GGTATCAGCATTGCAAATTGGATGTGATTTTCCAGCTGGAGCAAGGTGAAGAGCTGTGGATTGAAGGAAGAGGATTTTTCCAAAGTCACAGTCCAG GCAGGGAAAGTGCCTTTAAAGAAGAATTGTTAGCCACACAGCATATCAGCAAGAAGGACACATCTACAATCATCCCAATG CAGACATTTCACACCCCAGAGGATCCCTGTGAATGTAATGATTTGGGAGAAGATTTCAGTCCTAGCTCCACACTGAGTCAACATTTGTTAACTCACACAGAAAAGACACCCAAAATCAGCAAAGAGTATCAAAAATCCCATAGTGACCAGTCATACCTTAATCCACATAAGCAGATCCACACCAGAGGTAAATCATGCGAGTGCCATCTGTGTGGCAAAGCCTTCAGCAATTGCTCTAGCCTTAGAAGACATGAGATGAcccatactggagagaaaccgtATGAATGCCATATCTGTGGGAATGCCTTTATTCAAAGCTCTGACCTTAGAAAACACAATCTgactcacactggagagaagccgTATGAATGTCATCTCTGTGGAAAAGCCTTTAGTCAGTCCTCCAACCTCAGACAGCATGAGAGGACGCACACTGGAGAGCAACCGTATGAATGTCAACTCTGTGGGAAAACTTTCAGTAAATGTTCTGCTCTTAGACGTCACGAGAgaactcacactggagagaaaccgtATGAATGTCATCTCTGTGGAAAAGCCTTCAGTCAGTGTTCTGCCCTTAGGCGACATGAGGGAACCCACAATGGAGAGAAAATTATGAATGTCTTCA CTCCTTCCACACAGCTCAGCTCCACTCCTTCCAGCTTCCCACCATCAGCTCTCTTCATCCACACCCTGGTGGCAGTGTTCAGCCCACTGGCTGGTTTCTCAGGCGCCTGA
- the LOC122432320 gene encoding zinc finger protein 705A-like isoform X4 — MQPLESVTFEDVAVDFTQEEWALLDTSQRKLFRDVMLENISHLVFVGYQHCKLDVIFQLEQGEELWIEGRGFFQSHSPGRESAFKEELLATQHISKKDTSTIIPMTFHTPEDPCECNDLGEDFSPSSTLSQHLLTHTEKTPKISKEYQKSHSDQSYLNPHKQIHTRGKSCECHLCGKAFSNCSSLRRHEMTHTGEKPYECHICGNAFIQSSDLRKHNLTHTGEKPYECHLCGKAFSQSSNLRQHERTHTGEQPYECQLCGKTFSKCSALRRHERTHTGEKPYECHLCGKAFSQCSALRRHEGTHNGEKIMNVFTPSTQLSSTPSSFPPSALFIHTLVAVFSPLAGFSGA, encoded by the exons ATGCAGCCATTG GAATCAGTGACGTTTGAAGATGTAGCTGTAGACTTCACCCAGGAAGAATGGGCCCTGCTGGACACATCCCAGAGAAAACTGTTCAGAGACGTGATGCTGGAAAATATCAGTCATCTGGTCTTCGTGG GGTATCAGCATTGCAAATTGGATGTGATTTTCCAGCTGGAGCAAGGTGAAGAGCTGTGGATTGAAGGAAGAGGATTTTTCCAAAGTCACAGTCCAG GCAGGGAAAGTGCCTTTAAAGAAGAATTGTTAGCCACACAGCATATCAGCAAGAAGGACACATCTACAATCATCCCAATG ACATTTCACACCCCAGAGGATCCCTGTGAATGTAATGATTTGGGAGAAGATTTCAGTCCTAGCTCCACACTGAGTCAACATTTGTTAACTCACACAGAAAAGACACCCAAAATCAGCAAAGAGTATCAAAAATCCCATAGTGACCAGTCATACCTTAATCCACATAAGCAGATCCACACCAGAGGTAAATCATGCGAGTGCCATCTGTGTGGCAAAGCCTTCAGCAATTGCTCTAGCCTTAGAAGACATGAGATGAcccatactggagagaaaccgtATGAATGCCATATCTGTGGGAATGCCTTTATTCAAAGCTCTGACCTTAGAAAACACAATCTgactcacactggagagaagccgTATGAATGTCATCTCTGTGGAAAAGCCTTTAGTCAGTCCTCCAACCTCAGACAGCATGAGAGGACGCACACTGGAGAGCAACCGTATGAATGTCAACTCTGTGGGAAAACTTTCAGTAAATGTTCTGCTCTTAGACGTCACGAGAgaactcacactggagagaaaccgtATGAATGTCATCTCTGTGGAAAAGCCTTCAGTCAGTGTTCTGCCCTTAGGCGACATGAGGGAACCCACAATGGAGAGAAAATTATGAATGTCTTCA CTCCTTCCACACAGCTCAGCTCCACTCCTTCCAGCTTCCCACCATCAGCTCTCTTCATCCACACCCTGGTGGCAGTGTTCAGCCCACTGGCTGGTTTCTCAGGCGCCTGA
- the LOC122432320 gene encoding zinc finger protein 705A-like isoform X2: MYLTSYRESVTFEDVAVDFTQEEWALLDTSQRKLFRDVMLENISHLVFVGYQHCKLDVIFQLEQGEELWIEGRGFFQSHSPGRESAFKEELLATQHISKKDTSTIIPMTFHTPEDPCECNDLGEDFSPSSTLSQHLLTHTEKTPKISKEYQKSHSDQSYLNPHKQIHTRGKSCECHLCGKAFSNCSSLRRHEMTHTGEKPYECHICGNAFIQSSDLRKHNLTHTGEKPYECHLCGKAFSQSSNLRQHERTHTGEQPYECQLCGKTFSKCSALRRHERTHTGEKPYECHLCGKAFSQCSALRRHEGTHNGEKIMNVFTPSTQLSSTPSSFPPSALFIHTLVAVFSPLAGFSGA; this comes from the exons GAATCAGTGACGTTTGAAGATGTAGCTGTAGACTTCACCCAGGAAGAATGGGCCCTGCTGGACACATCCCAGAGAAAACTGTTCAGAGACGTGATGCTGGAAAATATCAGTCATCTGGTCTTCGTGG GGTATCAGCATTGCAAATTGGATGTGATTTTCCAGCTGGAGCAAGGTGAAGAGCTGTGGATTGAAGGAAGAGGATTTTTCCAAAGTCACAGTCCAG GCAGGGAAAGTGCCTTTAAAGAAGAATTGTTAGCCACACAGCATATCAGCAAGAAGGACACATCTACAATCATCCCAATG ACATTTCACACCCCAGAGGATCCCTGTGAATGTAATGATTTGGGAGAAGATTTCAGTCCTAGCTCCACACTGAGTCAACATTTGTTAACTCACACAGAAAAGACACCCAAAATCAGCAAAGAGTATCAAAAATCCCATAGTGACCAGTCATACCTTAATCCACATAAGCAGATCCACACCAGAGGTAAATCATGCGAGTGCCATCTGTGTGGCAAAGCCTTCAGCAATTGCTCTAGCCTTAGAAGACATGAGATGAcccatactggagagaaaccgtATGAATGCCATATCTGTGGGAATGCCTTTATTCAAAGCTCTGACCTTAGAAAACACAATCTgactcacactggagagaagccgTATGAATGTCATCTCTGTGGAAAAGCCTTTAGTCAGTCCTCCAACCTCAGACAGCATGAGAGGACGCACACTGGAGAGCAACCGTATGAATGTCAACTCTGTGGGAAAACTTTCAGTAAATGTTCTGCTCTTAGACGTCACGAGAgaactcacactggagagaaaccgtATGAATGTCATCTCTGTGGAAAAGCCTTCAGTCAGTGTTCTGCCCTTAGGCGACATGAGGGAACCCACAATGGAGAGAAAATTATGAATGTCTTCA CTCCTTCCACACAGCTCAGCTCCACTCCTTCCAGCTTCCCACCATCAGCTCTCTTCATCCACACCCTGGTGGCAGTGTTCAGCCCACTGGCTGGTTTCTCAGGCGCCTGA